One part of the Vanessa cardui chromosome 2, ilVanCard2.1, whole genome shotgun sequence genome encodes these proteins:
- the LOC124536760 gene encoding uncharacterized protein LOC124536760 gives MTRNDGSVVCKLCGEVLQSRTHWYRHKYKLHVIQPLNPAPLFQCEQCLVFFKSRKGYIGHIASRHSDVLKDSSPVLTNSQADALSKSTATIQTDIKEEIDPELSIPKSSVPNYQTNGKQMNSAVIKTPETKKGHRSNRGNSAENISQSDWEERRSKEEKLVADIIDRVRRECEAQGSGGPARRGYSRRTTVMHT, from the exons ATGACTAGAAATGATGGTAGTGTTGTTTGCAAGCTTTGTGGGGAAGTTTTACAGAGTCGAACGCATTGGTACAGGCACAAATACAAGCTACATGTCATACAACCGTTGAACCCTGCGCCCCTCTTTCAATGCGAACAATGTCTGGTGTTCTTCAAAAGCAGAAAAG GATATATTGGTCACATAGCAAGCAGACACAGTGATGTTTTAAAAGACTCCAGTCCTGTTCTAACAAACTCACAAGCCGATGCCTTATCGAAATCGACAGCAACCATTCAAACTGATATAAAGGAGGAAATAGATCCAGAATTGTCTATACCAAAGTCGAGTGTGCCAAATTATCAAACTAATGGAAAACAAATGAACAGCGCGGTTATAAAAACTCCAGAAACAAAAAAAGGTCATAGAAGTAATAGAG GTAATTCAGCGGAAAATATTAGTCAATCGGATTGGGAAGAAAGGAGATCAAAGGAAGAGAAATTAGTAGCAGACATTATAGACCGGGTTCGGAGAGAGTGCGAGGCTCAAGGCTCGGGGGGACCCGCGCGGCGCGGCTACTCGCGTCGGACGACCGTTATGCACACATAA